In the Halichoerus grypus chromosome 4, mHalGry1.hap1.1, whole genome shotgun sequence genome, one interval contains:
- the LOC118518013 gene encoding uncharacterized protein LOC118518013 isoform X1 yields the protein MTWVSELRFLVCTGKITALYEVVVRLPGGDVGFDKGKPVLGSSCCTREPWGAPDHTSRTPQKSLRICQGGHLHPEHCDHPTSSNLIFIKDKNFHLFCSPLYSQCLGQRRREMRKRNELLTVLEAGSPGSSLQQIQCLLITSEGLNNCASPESQGLSGFRLPPGMSLHFQLAAASWMNRPPEPGFQEPGSPVLMQPAKSTADEDKHLSLRGGPTLISTTTDSPIVILRRLSSVN from the exons ATGACTTGGGTCTCTGAGCTTCGCTTCCTCGTTTGTACGGGGAAGATAACCGCGCTTTATGAAGTGGTTGTGAGGCTTCCAGGAGGTGACGTCGGCTTTGATAAGGGGAAGCCAGTGCTTG GCAGTTCTTGCTGTACCCGTGAACCATGGGGGGCTCCTGATCATACTTCACGGACACCACAGAAATCCCTTCGGATTTGCCAAGGTGGCCACCTCCACCCGGAGCATTGTGATCATCCCACCAGCTCT AATCTAATTTTCATAAAGGACAAGAATTTTCACCTGTTTTGTTCACCgctgtattcccagtgcctaggaCAGCGCCGCAGAGAGATGAGGAAAAG aaatgaacttctcacagtcctggaggctggaagtccaggatcaagccTCCAGCAGatccagtgtctg CTGATCACCAGTGAAGGTCTGAACAACTGTGCTTCTCCAGAGAGTCAGGGATTGTCAGGATTTCGCTTACCACCAGGGATGAGTCTTCATTTCCAGTTGGCAG CGGCAAGCTGGATGAATCGCCCGCCGGAGCCTGGCTTCCAGGAGCCAGGCTCACCTGTTCTGATGCAGCCTGCCAAGAGTACAGCTGACGAAGACAAGCATTTATCACTCCGAGGAGGTCCCACTCTCATCTCAACCACCACCGACAGTCCTATCGTAATACTGAGACGATTATCCTCTGTTAATTGA
- the LOC118518013 gene encoding uncharacterized protein LOC118518013 isoform X2 translates to MTWVSELRFLVCTGKITALYEVVVRLPGGDVGFDKGKPVLGSSCCTREPWGAPDHTSRTPQKSLRICQGGHLHPEHCDHPTSSNLIFIKDKNFHLFCSPLYSQCLGQRRREMRKRNELLTVLEAGSPGSSLQQIQCLLITSEGLNNCASPESQGLSGFRLPPGMSLHFQLAGTVTSFPCTHGW, encoded by the exons ATGACTTGGGTCTCTGAGCTTCGCTTCCTCGTTTGTACGGGGAAGATAACCGCGCTTTATGAAGTGGTTGTGAGGCTTCCAGGAGGTGACGTCGGCTTTGATAAGGGGAAGCCAGTGCTTG GCAGTTCTTGCTGTACCCGTGAACCATGGGGGGCTCCTGATCATACTTCACGGACACCACAGAAATCCCTTCGGATTTGCCAAGGTGGCCACCTCCACCCGGAGCATTGTGATCATCCCACCAGCTCT AATCTAATTTTCATAAAGGACAAGAATTTTCACCTGTTTTGTTCACCgctgtattcccagtgcctaggaCAGCGCCGCAGAGAGATGAGGAAAAG aaatgaacttctcacagtcctggaggctggaagtccaggatcaagccTCCAGCAGatccagtgtctg CTGATCACCAGTGAAGGTCTGAACAACTGTGCTTCTCCAGAGAGTCAGGGATTGTCAGGATTTCGCTTACCACCAGGGATGAGTCTTCATTTCCAGTTGGCAG GAACCGTGACTTCATTTCCCTGCACTCATGGCTGGTGA
- the LOC118518013 gene encoding uncharacterized protein LOC118518013 isoform X8 — protein MTWVSELRFLVCTGKITALYEVVVRLPGGDVGFDKGKPVLGSSCCTREPWGAPDHTSRTPQKSLRICQGGHLHPEHCDHPTSSNLIFIKDKNFHLFCSPLYSQCLGQRRREMRKSGKLDESPAGAWLPGARLTCSDAACQEYS, from the exons ATGACTTGGGTCTCTGAGCTTCGCTTCCTCGTTTGTACGGGGAAGATAACCGCGCTTTATGAAGTGGTTGTGAGGCTTCCAGGAGGTGACGTCGGCTTTGATAAGGGGAAGCCAGTGCTTG GCAGTTCTTGCTGTACCCGTGAACCATGGGGGGCTCCTGATCATACTTCACGGACACCACAGAAATCCCTTCGGATTTGCCAAGGTGGCCACCTCCACCCGGAGCATTGTGATCATCCCACCAGCTCT AATCTAATTTTCATAAAGGACAAGAATTTTCACCTGTTTTGTTCACCgctgtattcccagtgcctaggaCAGCGCCGCAGAGAGATGAGGAAAAG CGGCAAGCTGGATGAATCGCCCGCCGGAGCCTGGCTTCCAGGAGCCAGGCTCACCTGTTCTGATGCAGCCTGCCAAGAGTACAGCTGA
- the LOC118518013 gene encoding uncharacterized protein LOC118518013 isoform X7 codes for MITSSEMNLVQIKEKTESNFHKGQEFSPVLFTAVFPVPRTAPQRDEEKLITSEGLNNCASPESQGLSGFRLPPGMSLHFQLAAASWMNRPPEPGFQEPGSPVLMQPAKSTADEDKHLSLRGGPTLISTTTDSPIVILRRLSSVN; via the exons ATGATCACTTCAAGTGAAATGAACTTagtacaaataaaagaaaaaacag AATCTAATTTTCATAAAGGACAAGAATTTTCACCTGTTTTGTTCACCgctgtattcccagtgcctaggaCAGCGCCGCAGAGAGATGAGGAAAAG CTGATCACCAGTGAAGGTCTGAACAACTGTGCTTCTCCAGAGAGTCAGGGATTGTCAGGATTTCGCTTACCACCAGGGATGAGTCTTCATTTCCAGTTGGCAG CGGCAAGCTGGATGAATCGCCCGCCGGAGCCTGGCTTCCAGGAGCCAGGCTCACCTGTTCTGATGCAGCCTGCCAAGAGTACAGCTGACGAAGACAAGCATTTATCACTCCGAGGAGGTCCCACTCTCATCTCAACCACCACCGACAGTCCTATCGTAATACTGAGACGATTATCCTCTGTTAATTGA